gctgggtgggggggcaggggagggagcctCAGTCCTCTCTGATCCAGTAAGCGGGAGACGGCTGAGGACCCTGGACTAGCTGCAGGGACCCCCTGGACTGAGCAAGGAACTCCGCTTGaacccatccacccatcatcccCCCCTACCCGTTCGCCTCCCGCAGGGCCCCACCCTGCAGTTGAGCTCCACCCCAGCTCCTTCCCCAGGTGGGAAGTTGGGGGTCGGAGGGGTCTGTCCCCACCACGGCCATGTTTATCACGGTGATGTTCGGAGGTAAGTGGGGGTCCCCTGTCCTAGCAGACGGGTAGGGGTACGTTCCCTCTGCCTTGGAGGGGGAGAACGAGAAGGCGGTGTGGGGAAGGGGGTGTCCATGGGATGAGTCTGGGTGGAGTTGCTTGAGGGAAACCACCCCCCAAGCTGGGTCCTGGGAGAAgcaggcaggctcctctgggcTGCACAGCTGCTGTGCCGCCACTGGGGGAGCGTGTGTCCCAACTGCCCCATCTCTTCGCTGGTCAGGTGCTCCCgcagcgggggcgggggtgggcacGGGGCTCCTGAGCTTCTGGTGGAGGCGGGGCTGCATGGTGGAGGCAAGAGTCGTTCAGATGTCTGGGGAGATGGAAGGGGGTACGTTCCTGACCCCGTAGGCGGGAGGGAGGCAGAGCATCCTGGTCTGGGGGTAAGACGGGTGCCACGCGCCCACCTACGCCCCTCTCCTGCAGCCGGCTGCTGGGAGCTGGTGAACACCTGGTGTGGCCTCGGGACCCTCACCGCCCACCTGAGGCAGAGGGGCCAGGTGCCCCCTGACGGTGAGGGGGCAGCGAGGGGTGCTGGAGGACTGGCTGAGGCGCCCCCCACCCCGGCAGGGGTAgcaccagccctgccctgcctccctctctgccctcccagcGACCATTGCCCTGCGGGCTGAGGATGGGCACCTGGTGAGCCTCGcggaggggctggaggaagggccTTCCCCGGCGCCCTCCGTGGCCAGCCCCCGCTGCAGGAGCGGGGGACCTACGTCCTGGTGCCGATCATCAGTAAGCGGGGTCCAggatctgtgccccctgcagtgacgCTGGAACATAAGAGGAGAGACAGCATCCACGGGGCACCCATGCCCTGCAGAGGCCCCAGCCTGGCCAGGACCCAGCCCTGTCCTTCCCATCCAATGCCCTGTCCTGAGCCCAGGTGGGGGTAGTAAACACGTCCAGAGTTGGGGGGGCGGGTATGGACCACCAGCCTGCCAGTGATCAGACTCCCTCCCTCcgcagagggggagggaggggaccccACCCGCTATGAGTCCCTCCTGGAGAACCTGGATGGGCAGCGTCCAGAGCTGGCCGGTGAGTGTCACTCACACGGGagagcctgggggcgggggcgcctGCCCACCTGCGCCCTCAGGCAGGGTTTCCCGGGCCTCACAGAGGAGCTGCGCTGGCGGTTGGGCCTGCTCCCCGAGGGCGACGGCCAGAGGCGGCGCCTGGGCACTCGGCGTGGCCACCAGGAGCAAGGCCCTCCTTCTCGGCCCCGAAGGGTGGGCTCCCTGCTGTCCAGGACCCAAGAGCTGGGGCCTGGAGCCAGGTGAGGAGGAGACACGGACCCCGGGGGACTGCTCGCACCCAGAAATGGGACCCCCTTCCCAGGGGACAGATGTGCGTGCTGAGAGGTGGACCGCGATGCCAGCCTCCCTCGGAGACACACGTAAAGCCGCCTGGCGGGACACACTGTGCCCAAGGGCAGGTCGCTGGTGGCTCGCTGACCGGGTACGtggaacagggcctggcacacagaggGTGCTCTGTGTGGAGACATTGAATGAACTCAGCAGAGGCAGCAGCTCCGAGTGCTCGATGCCGTTTGAAGGGCCTGCTCCTCTGTGCCGGCAGGCCCTGTGACCTGACACATCACGGCCAAGCGGCCGAGCTGGACTGAGATCCAAGGGGGCTGGCCATGACCTCCGCTCCTGTGGTTAGGTGCAAAGGCCCGAAGCATTCCTCCTGCTGAATCTGTGATTAGGGGGAGATTGCATCAGCAAGAGGCGCAAGGTCACCGACGGAGCGTGAGGCCACGGAGACGAAAAGGGTGGAGGGGTGGTGCTCCTTGAGAGGAGGTGGCACGCTCCTCCAGGGTCTCCAGCTGGCCGGAGTCAGACGCCCTTGAGGCTTGAGGTCAGCAGTTAATGCCTCACCGTCCGGTCTGCGCTGCCTGTTGGATTACGCAGGATGACAAGGTCGCCCTCCCCACCAGGGACAGCAGCTGAAGGGGCGGCACCCCACCCTGCAGTGGGACTTCTATCTCCCtccgccccaccccctgcagacAGTTCAACAAGAGGGCACACAGCAGGTTCGGCTAAAATAAAGGCTTTTAATTGCACATTTTCATCTCAGGTCATCTGTGGGATGAGGGACCCCCTCCTCACTCTGGGTCCCAGCTCGGTGGGTACAATCTGACGTCATGGTCCAGCTGTcggtgggagggggtggaggtgggtgcAGGGCTGGCCACCCAATCTGCTCTGGTCTCTCAGGGCAGGGAGCTCAGACCTGTAGAGGGAGGAGGTCAGGCCA
This is a stretch of genomic DNA from Budorcas taxicolor isolate Tak-1 chromosome 17, Takin1.1, whole genome shotgun sequence. It encodes these proteins:
- the C17H22orf15 gene encoding uncharacterized protein C22orf15 homolog — encoded protein: MFITVMFGAGCWELVNTWCGLGTLTAHLRQRGQVPPDATIALRAEDGHLVSLAEGLEEGPSPAPSVASPRCRSGGPTSWCRSSVSGVQDLCPLQRPELGGRVWTTSLPVIRLPPSAEGEGGDPTRYESLLENLDGQRPELAGECHSHGRAWGRGRLPTCALRQGFPGLTEELRWRLGLLPEGDGQRRRLGTRRGHQEQGPPSRPRRVGSLLSRTQELGPGAR